A window of the Desulfobacula toluolica Tol2 genome harbors these coding sequences:
- the lpxD gene encoding UDP-3-O-(3-hydroxymyristoyl)glucosamine N-acyltransferase, translating into MKFSVNEIAKIIQAEIIGDAYFIVTGVSSFEDAQPDDITFACDSKFLNRLDQTNAGVIIIPDTFSIEKESGYNGIFLKTKNPKLSFFKLVSMVHPQKKYVGHVHSSATIGKNVKIGKDTVIESGVFIGDHVTLGDHVHLMPNVFIGDNACIGSHTVIKPNVSIMERSVIGSYVLVHSGTVIGSDGFGFTQSSGTHEKIIHTGYVQIKDHVEIGACNTIDRGTLGMTVIGTGVKTDNLVHIAHNVKVGDNTLIVAQVGIAGSSIVGKNVIIAGKAGISGHIKIGDGSIVGPYTGVHSDVGENKIVSGIPHMPHGRWRKVVSIISRLPEMRKKLFSFEKRLKELENKNE; encoded by the coding sequence ATGAAATTCTCTGTAAATGAAATTGCAAAAATTATTCAGGCTGAAATCATTGGTGATGCTTATTTTATCGTTACCGGTGTTTCCTCTTTTGAAGATGCACAACCCGATGATATCACTTTTGCGTGTGATTCAAAGTTCTTAAACCGTCTTGATCAGACAAACGCCGGGGTGATAATCATTCCCGATACTTTTTCCATTGAAAAGGAAAGTGGATATAACGGTATCTTTTTAAAAACAAAAAACCCCAAACTTTCTTTTTTCAAACTGGTTTCAATGGTTCATCCGCAAAAAAAATATGTCGGCCATGTCCATTCCAGTGCGACGATCGGAAAGAATGTGAAAATTGGAAAAGATACTGTTATTGAGTCCGGTGTTTTTATTGGTGACCACGTCACATTGGGTGATCATGTACATTTGATGCCCAATGTTTTTATCGGGGACAATGCCTGTATTGGAAGCCATACCGTTATCAAGCCAAATGTCTCCATAATGGAACGATCTGTAATCGGCAGTTATGTTCTTGTCCATTCCGGAACAGTTATTGGTTCGGATGGATTTGGTTTTACCCAATCATCCGGTACGCATGAAAAGATCATCCATACCGGATATGTCCAAATCAAGGATCATGTTGAAATTGGGGCATGTAATACCATTGACAGGGGAACCCTTGGTATGACGGTTATCGGGACTGGTGTTAAAACAGATAACCTTGTCCATATTGCACACAATGTTAAAGTCGGGGACAACACATTGATTGTTGCCCAGGTTGGGATTGCTGGAAGCAGCATTGTCGGTAAAAATGTTATTATTGCCGGCAAAGCCGGTATTTCAGGACATATTAAGATTGGCGACGGTTCTATTGTCGGTCCCTATACAGGGGTTCACAGTGATGTGGGCGAGAATAAAATTGTATCCGGTATACCGCATATGCCGCATGGCCGTTGGCGCAAAGTTGTCAGCATCATATCCCGGTTGCCGGAAATGAGAAAAAAATTATTTTCTTTTGAAAAAAGATTGAAAGAGTTGGAAAATAAAAACGAATAA
- a CDS encoding lipoprotein-releasing ABC transporter permease subunit yields MTFELFIAGKYLKAKRKEGFISLITFLSVAGVTVGVMALVVVIAVMSGAETDFRKRILGVEPHILLMNYTGKFDAYSSILTNLDQKDQIKGSAPILFAQAMIRSSNAFSGVMVRGIDPDKGFSLVKGLGPEQLKKLLGTKPENGNLPGIILGRELANIIGVTKGDKVILMTPNGFISPMGHIPSMKRFAVTQTFDSGMYEYDSTLAYVHLKEAQKLSNAKNKISAIGIWIDDVFNVKPVKDSLSDISNYPFYLRDWMEINKSLFSALKLEKTAMFIILTLIILVAAFNIASALIMMVMEKTKDIAVLKAMGATNKTIRKIFILKGMIIGLMGTCIGTISGVVICFVLKRYDFIQLPDAYPFSTLPVQLEFLDVIVIAICAIIICFFSTLYPAYKASKMDPVEALRYG; encoded by the coding sequence ATGACCTTTGAATTATTCATAGCAGGCAAATACCTTAAAGCAAAAAGAAAAGAAGGGTTTATTTCCCTGATTACATTTCTTTCCGTGGCAGGCGTTACCGTCGGTGTTATGGCGCTTGTTGTCGTTATTGCCGTTATGAGTGGTGCTGAAACTGATTTTCGAAAGCGAATTCTAGGTGTTGAACCACATATACTTTTGATGAATTACACAGGAAAGTTTGATGCCTACTCTTCTATATTAACAAACCTTGATCAAAAAGATCAGATCAAAGGCTCTGCGCCGATTTTATTTGCCCAGGCCATGATCCGTTCAAGCAATGCTTTTTCCGGTGTCATGGTTAGAGGAATCGACCCTGACAAGGGGTTTAGTCTTGTGAAAGGATTGGGACCGGAACAATTAAAAAAACTGCTGGGCACAAAACCGGAAAACGGGAACCTTCCGGGAATAATTTTAGGCCGGGAACTTGCAAACATTATCGGAGTCACAAAAGGTGACAAGGTGATTCTCATGACCCCAAACGGATTTATTTCTCCCATGGGACATATTCCATCAATGAAACGGTTTGCCGTAACGCAAACTTTTGATTCCGGTATGTATGAATATGACAGCACACTGGCCTATGTTCATTTAAAAGAAGCTCAAAAACTGTCCAATGCAAAAAACAAAATTTCTGCCATTGGTATCTGGATTGATGATGTGTTTAATGTCAAACCGGTTAAAGACAGCCTTTCAGATATATCAAATTACCCTTTTTATCTGAGGGACTGGATGGAAATCAATAAAAGCCTCTTTTCAGCCTTAAAACTTGAAAAAACAGCCATGTTTATTATTCTGACGCTGATCATACTGGTTGCAGCGTTTAATATTGCCAGCGCCCTGATTATGATGGTAATGGAAAAAACAAAAGATATCGCTGTTTTAAAGGCAATGGGGGCAACAAACAAAACCATCAGAAAAATATTTATTCTCAAAGGCATGATTATCGGACTTATGGGGACATGTATCGGTACTATTTCAGGTGTGGTCATTTGTTTTGTTTTAAAACGATATGACTTTATCCAATTGCCGGATGCATACCCTTTTTCGACACTTCCGGTGCAGCTTGAATTTCTTGATGTCATTGTTATCGCCATTTGTGCCATTATTATTTGTTTTTTCTCAACTTTGTACCCCGCATATAAAGCATCAAAAATGGATCCGGTTGAGGCTTTAAGATATGGATAA
- the lpxA gene encoding acyl-ACP--UDP-N-acetylglucosamine O-acyltransferase yields the protein MIHPTAIVDPLAEIDSNVSIGPYALIKSDVHIGSGTTIGPYTTIEQYTTIGENCRIFQYASVGGAPQDLKFHGEKTHLKIGRGTIIREFVTINRGTESGGGITEVGEENYLMAYTHIAHDCKTGKQVILANNSTLAGHIIIGDNVTVGGLVAIHQFVQIGDFAYIGGKSAVVKDIPPYVIASGDRATLHGLNNVGLKRHNFPKSTLQELKKAYRIFFRIGLTVKQASERVKAEVEQIAEVKNFVEFIIKSNRGVTR from the coding sequence ATGATTCACCCCACTGCCATTGTTGATCCTTTAGCTGAAATTGATTCCAATGTCAGCATCGGTCCTTATGCCCTTATCAAATCAGATGTTCACATTGGGTCAGGTACGACAATCGGCCCTTATACAACTATTGAACAATACACGACTATTGGAGAAAATTGCAGGATTTTTCAATATGCTTCTGTTGGAGGTGCCCCCCAGGATCTAAAATTTCATGGTGAAAAAACCCATCTTAAAATCGGCAGGGGGACAATTATCCGGGAATTTGTGACCATTAACCGGGGAACTGAATCCGGCGGCGGCATTACTGAGGTGGGGGAAGAAAATTATTTAATGGCCTATACCCACATTGCCCATGATTGCAAGACCGGAAAACAGGTTATTTTAGCCAACAACTCTACTCTTGCCGGTCATATCATTATTGGTGATAATGTAACGGTAGGAGGGCTGGTTGCAATTCATCAATTTGTTCAAATTGGAGATTTTGCCTATATCGGAGGAAAATCGGCAGTGGTAAAGGATATACCGCCATATGTGATCGCATCCGGGGATCGTGCAACTCTCCATGGTTTGAACAATGTGGGCCTGAAGCGGCATAATTTTCCCAAATCAACACTTCAGGAACTCAAAAAAGCATACAGGATTTTTTTTAGAATCGGATTAACCGTTAAACAAGCCTCAGAACGGGTGAAAGCCGAAGTTGAGCAAATAGCTGAAGTGAAAAATTTTGTGGAATTTATTATTAAATCAAACCGTGGGGTTACACGATAA
- a CDS encoding ABC transporter ATP-binding protein has protein sequence MDNSPIPLMSLQSVSKGFYSKSSKIEILDTSSFDIYKGETIAIVGASGIGKSTVLNIIGTLDRPDSGKIFFQENDLLLLGDEKLAYFRNSKLGFVFQFHYLLQGFSALENVMMPGLIAHKNKKTIERSALNMLERVGLLSRVSHRVEDLSGGEQQRVALARALVMKPKILLADEPTGNLDQKNSRSVHELIDELNKEIGMTVIVVTHNNELASMMNRTVTIMDGKIIPV, from the coding sequence ATGGATAATTCACCCATACCACTGATGTCGCTTCAATCGGTTTCAAAAGGTTTTTATTCAAAATCATCAAAAATTGAAATTTTAGATACTTCTTCTTTTGATATCTACAAAGGTGAAACAATTGCAATTGTCGGGGCATCAGGTATTGGCAAATCGACAGTTTTAAATATTATAGGCACCCTTGACAGGCCTGATTCCGGTAAAATTTTTTTCCAGGAAAATGATTTGCTTTTATTGGGAGATGAAAAACTTGCCTATTTCAGAAATTCAAAACTTGGCTTTGTATTTCAATTTCATTATTTGCTTCAAGGGTTTTCAGCATTGGAAAATGTTATGATGCCGGGTTTAATTGCGCATAAAAATAAAAAAACTATTGAAAGAAGTGCCTTAAATATGCTTGAAAGGGTAGGGCTTTTATCAAGGGTTTCCCATCGGGTGGAAGATCTTTCAGGAGGTGAACAACAAAGGGTGGCACTGGCAAGAGCATTGGTTATGAAACCAAAAATACTTTTGGCAGATGAACCAACCGGGAACCTTGACCAAAAAAACAGCCGCAGTGTTCATGAGTTAATTGATGAATTGAATAAAGAGATCGGCATGACTGTTATCGTGGTAACTCATAATAATGAACTTGCCAGTATGATGAACAGAACCGTTACCATAATGGATGGAAAAATAATTCCTGTTTAA
- the lysS gene encoding lysine--tRNA ligase yields the protein MDKQSKLIQLRKEKINELKDNGINLYPNDFKPSCSIKELKKFTEENPDSLGEEGDQFQMAGRMMAINKMGKSSFVRFKDGSDQLQVYLQQNRVGDETYSLFKKLDIGDFIGVKGPLFKTRTGEWTLLADKFRLLSKAVRPLPEKFHGIKDPEKRYRQRYLDLVMNEDTRQIFIKRSQIVASMRRFFEEKGFMEVETPMMQPLAGGAEATPFKTWHNALGMELFLRIAPELYLKRLVVGGFEKVFEINRNFRNEGVSTRHNPEFTMVEFYQAYADYEQLMDMTEEMFESIAQQVSGSTTVDYQGQSIDFKKGWQRIPMIESLTKIGGIDPEIIDDTQALLKFAQDNNIQITKKDRHGKILTKLFDILVEPKLIQPTFITGYPVEVSPLSRKSEDNPELTDRFELFIAGREIANGFSEINDPEDQHNRFLMQVQQRDEGNSEAHIMDSEYVEALEYGMPPTAGEGIGIDRLVMLLTNSASIREVILFPHMKKMSD from the coding sequence ATGGATAAACAAAGTAAGCTGATACAACTTCGAAAAGAAAAAATCAATGAATTGAAAGATAATGGAATTAATCTGTACCCAAATGATTTTAAACCATCATGTTCCATCAAAGAACTGAAAAAATTCACTGAAGAAAACCCTGACTCTTTAGGTGAAGAAGGCGATCAATTCCAAATGGCAGGAAGAATGATGGCCATTAATAAAATGGGAAAATCGTCTTTTGTCCGATTTAAAGACGGATCTGATCAACTCCAGGTCTATTTACAACAAAACAGGGTAGGGGATGAAACCTATTCTCTGTTTAAGAAGCTTGATATTGGTGACTTTATTGGCGTTAAAGGTCCTTTGTTTAAAACACGAACCGGTGAGTGGACCCTTCTGGCTGATAAATTCAGGTTGTTATCCAAGGCGGTAAGACCGTTGCCGGAAAAATTTCACGGGATAAAAGACCCTGAAAAACGATACCGCCAGAGATATCTTGATCTTGTAATGAACGAGGATACCCGGCAGATTTTCATAAAAAGAAGCCAGATTGTCGCTTCCATGAGACGTTTTTTTGAAGAAAAAGGGTTCATGGAAGTTGAAACACCCATGATGCAGCCATTAGCCGGTGGAGCTGAAGCCACTCCGTTTAAAACCTGGCACAATGCACTTGGAATGGAGCTGTTTTTGAGAATTGCTCCTGAATTATACCTGAAACGACTGGTTGTCGGCGGATTTGAAAAGGTTTTTGAAATTAACCGGAACTTTAGAAACGAAGGGGTTTCAACCCGGCACAACCCTGAATTCACAATGGTTGAGTTTTATCAGGCTTATGCAGACTATGAACAGTTGATGGATATGACTGAAGAGATGTTTGAATCCATTGCACAGCAGGTGTCAGGTTCAACAACCGTAGATTATCAGGGGCAATCCATTGACTTTAAAAAAGGATGGCAGCGCATTCCAATGATTGAATCGCTCACGAAAATCGGTGGAATTGATCCTGAGATTATAGATGATACCCAGGCGTTGCTAAAATTTGCCCAGGACAACAACATACAGATCACAAAAAAAGACCGTCATGGTAAAATTTTAACAAAGCTGTTTGATATTCTGGTTGAACCCAAGTTAATCCAGCCCACATTTATTACCGGATACCCTGTGGAAGTTTCTCCCTTATCCAGAAAAAGCGAGGACAATCCTGAATTGACAGACCGGTTTGAATTGTTTATTGCGGGTCGGGAAATTGCCAATGGATTTTCTGAAATCAATGACCCCGAAGATCAGCATAACCGCTTTTTAATGCAGGTACAGCAAAGAGATGAAGGAAATTCAGAAGCCCATATAATGGATTCCGAATATGTGGAAGCACTTGAATATGGTATGCCTCCAACCGCAGGAGAAGGCATCGGCATCGACAGGCTTGTGATGCTGCTGACCAATTCCGCCTCCATTCGAGAAGTCATCCTTTTTCCCCATATGAAAAAAATGTCTGATTAG
- a CDS encoding two-component system sensor histidine kinase NtrB, protein MKDNSVKESTNLFLQIKWIILSRVIFTVVLIVSCLVFSSGEHLSFFSQPFLTLYNIAAAILVLSILYLIWLNKFKNKLFLAYFQTITDTFIVTAIIFVTGSYDSIFTFLYLVVIIYTSMLLLQKGSLIIATISCLQYGILVELEYYKIIKPFSGQLYLSGTIDESYIIYRIIIIIMACFAVAILSGLLARQLKGAKQDLKMVREHLKRVEKMAAMDEMISGIAHEIKNPLASLSGSIQLLQEDTKPGSYEDKLMQIILRETDRLKNIVNNIRLFANPRTDNACVIKMAQLIEETVALFLNDPERNEKIKLTMRLNKDASVFIDPLHFTQILWNLLKNAAQSINGQGEIKIQLRASITNRVYLVIEDTGIGINQKDGRHIFDPFYTTKPDGTGLGLSIIHRLIDTYDGVIDFESTPGKGTAFNIFFNGAASKGK, encoded by the coding sequence ATGAAAGACAATTCTGTTAAAGAATCGACAAATTTATTTCTTCAAATCAAATGGATCATTCTGTCAAGAGTCATTTTTACCGTTGTTTTGATTGTCTCCTGCCTTGTTTTTTCATCAGGAGAACACTTGTCTTTTTTTTCACAGCCGTTTTTAACCTTATATAATATTGCAGCAGCCATTCTGGTTCTTTCAATCCTTTATCTTATCTGGTTAAATAAATTCAAAAACAAACTTTTTCTGGCGTATTTTCAAACAATTACGGATACGTTTATCGTCACTGCCATTATTTTTGTTACCGGCAGTTATGACAGTATTTTCACCTTTCTTTACCTGGTTGTTATTATCTACACTTCCATGTTACTGCTTCAAAAAGGCAGTTTGATTATTGCCACCATTTCATGTCTTCAATATGGCATATTGGTTGAACTGGAATACTATAAAATCATCAAGCCATTTTCGGGGCAGTTGTATCTTTCCGGTACGATTGATGAAAGTTACATTATTTATAGAATTATCATCATAATCATGGCTTGTTTTGCTGTTGCAATCTTAAGCGGCCTTTTGGCGCGTCAGTTAAAAGGAGCTAAACAGGATTTAAAAATGGTAAGGGAACACTTGAAACGGGTTGAAAAAATGGCTGCCATGGATGAAATGATTTCAGGCATAGCTCATGAGATCAAAAATCCTTTAGCGTCTTTATCAGGATCCATTCAATTGCTTCAGGAAGATACAAAACCCGGTTCTTATGAAGACAAACTGATGCAGATAATTTTACGGGAAACAGATCGGCTTAAAAATATTGTCAATAATATTCGTTTGTTTGCAAATCCACGTACAGACAATGCCTGTGTGATTAAAATGGCACAATTAATTGAAGAAACGGTTGCACTTTTTTTAAATGATCCTGAACGAAATGAAAAAATCAAACTTACTATGAGGTTGAATAAAGATGCCAGTGTGTTTATCGATCCATTGCATTTTACCCAGATTCTATGGAATTTATTAAAAAATGCCGCGCAATCCATAAACGGTCAAGGAGAGATTAAAATTCAACTCAGAGCTTCGATAACCAACAGGGTTTATTTGGTTATTGAAGATACTGGTATTGGTATTAATCAAAAAGACGGCCGTCATATTTTTGATCCTTTTTATACAACAAAACCAGATGGAACCGGTCTTGGTCTTTCTATTATCCACAGGCTGATTGATACCTACGATGGTGTGATTGACTTTGAATCGACACCTGGAAAAGGTACGGCGTTCAATATTTTTTTTAATGGTGCTGCCTCAAAAGGCAAATAA
- a CDS encoding LpxI family protein yields MKIGLIAGGGQFPILFSKKAVKKGYTVFAAGFHSETDKILLNHVEELKWLYLGQISKLIKYFRQHHITEAVMLGSIKKTNIFKDIRPDFKALSFIAKTAKTHDDSILTSFANLLAKEGIQILPSTFLLPELISPKGCWTKRKPDKAEKKDIVQGWKIAKEIGKLDIGQCVVISNGTVLAVEAIDGTDATIKRGGLLSHKNGAVIVKLSKPAQDLRFDLPSSGCQTIERMHKFGVGVLVLEAEKSIAFDREEMIDLANKYHISIIGHTDDDISPEGLT; encoded by the coding sequence ATGAAAATCGGACTTATAGCAGGTGGCGGACAATTCCCCATTCTTTTTTCAAAAAAAGCGGTTAAAAAAGGATATACGGTTTTTGCAGCAGGATTTCACTCTGAAACGGATAAAATTCTTTTGAACCATGTTGAAGAGCTGAAATGGCTCTACCTTGGGCAGATTTCCAAACTGATCAAATATTTCAGACAACACCATATTACCGAAGCAGTCATGCTGGGCAGTATTAAAAAGACCAATATTTTCAAAGATATCCGCCCGGATTTTAAGGCGCTTTCCTTTATTGCCAAAACCGCTAAAACCCATGATGACTCAATTTTAACCTCTTTTGCAAATTTACTTGCCAAAGAAGGTATACAAATTTTGCCCTCCACTTTTCTTCTTCCTGAATTGATCAGCCCCAAAGGATGCTGGACAAAACGAAAGCCGGATAAAGCTGAAAAAAAAGATATTGTTCAAGGATGGAAAATAGCAAAAGAGATCGGAAAGCTGGATATAGGTCAATGTGTTGTGATCAGTAACGGAACGGTTCTTGCTGTTGAAGCCATTGATGGTACGGATGCCACCATTAAAAGAGGCGGTTTATTGTCCCACAAAAATGGTGCAGTGATTGTTAAACTTTCCAAGCCGGCCCAGGATCTGCGTTTTGATCTGCCTTCCTCGGGCTGTCAAACCATTGAGAGGATGCATAAATTCGGGGTCGGGGTTCTTGTGCTTGAAGCTGAAAAATCCATTGCTTTTGACCGGGAAGAGATGATTGATCTTGCAAATAAATATCATATTTCCATAATTGGCCATACCGATGATGATATCTCACCTGAAGGCCTCACATAA
- the bamA gene encoding outer membrane protein assembly factor BamA, whose product MNKSILRKTAIVIVLFSLLFSGDLFAETDIKLAIVPFSFDAGQPDNQLDTKIPTKIPLMISKNLELEGITVIFSKIQPDIQTDINQWTFSQFRKHGIELGVDYILTGSVFMAGDSVSIDSNLVNIYKEDSSFPLYADADTLENLFSAVSKISKEIIGEIYHKKIITDIVVTGNKRVETDAIMRIIDSRAGDIIKPDKISKDLRKIYEMGYFDNVVVKKQSLDNGVKLVFELTEKPTVRKLKFKDNTVYEDEELADSVDTKTGSILNIHKLNSDVNRMRLMYTEKNYQNCSVSYEIVPLEHSQADIVFIFNEGKQIKVEKITFEGNNYFSDKKIKKAMETSEKGFFSFFTSSGDLNETEVQNDVIRIESLYKNNGFIDTKVSDPVIDVGEKSISIYFKIEEGMQYKIKTIDIAGDLIVAKEELLEDIQSKETQLYNRETIRKDILTISDYYANKGFANANINPLVDKDDQEKMMSVTFSIDKGEPVFFNRINISGNLKTRDKVIRREIKIIEQDLYSKENIQKSFKNLNRLNYFDEIDVKPVKTVDENKMDLDVRVVEKETGTFSIGGGVSSTEGGFLSGSIQERNLFGKGQTLKIGVQLSEESVLYDISFFEPYIMDTAVSGGVQLYKEDKEYDYYDKEALGMTLKLGYRLFDYTTIGINYNIEDFEITEVQVADTNMTPGSFLTSSIKPFLQYDSRDDFFLPTEGSKHKLSIEYAGEFLGGDIDYTKYLVETGIFFPLFWKFTGALHAEAGYLDDRTSDDIDIDFTKFYLGGMNSVRGFDKFDINASQAGEKDRGGEKYLQFNAEVTFPLTEKYKVAVVFFYDRGDVYRTSEDFDLGDQFSSFGTGMRWNSPIGPLRVEYAWVIDGKNVKNSGDGQFEFSVGASF is encoded by the coding sequence ATGAATAAATCTATTTTAAGAAAAACAGCCATAGTTATTGTTTTATTTAGTTTATTGTTCAGTGGTGATCTGTTCGCAGAAACGGATATCAAACTGGCGATTGTTCCTTTTTCCTTTGATGCCGGACAGCCAGATAATCAGCTTGATACAAAAATTCCCACAAAAATTCCATTGATGATTTCTAAAAACCTTGAGTTGGAAGGTATTACCGTAATCTTTTCAAAAATTCAGCCAGATATCCAAACCGATATCAATCAATGGACCTTTTCACAGTTTAGAAAACACGGGATTGAATTGGGGGTTGATTATATTTTAACCGGATCAGTTTTTATGGCTGGAGACAGCGTCAGTATAGACTCAAATCTTGTAAATATTTATAAAGAGGACAGTTCTTTTCCCCTATATGCTGATGCCGACACCCTTGAAAATCTGTTTTCTGCCGTATCCAAGATCAGTAAAGAAATAATCGGAGAGATTTACCATAAAAAAATCATAACAGATATTGTTGTTACAGGAAATAAAAGAGTGGAAACCGATGCCATTATGCGGATTATCGATTCCCGGGCCGGAGATATTATTAAGCCTGATAAAATATCTAAAGATCTGCGCAAGATTTATGAAATGGGCTATTTTGACAATGTGGTTGTTAAAAAACAATCTCTTGACAATGGCGTAAAACTGGTCTTTGAGCTCACTGAAAAACCCACTGTCAGGAAATTAAAATTTAAGGATAATACGGTTTATGAGGATGAGGAGCTTGCAGACAGTGTAGATACAAAAACAGGTTCGATTTTAAATATTCACAAACTTAATTCTGATGTGAATCGCATGCGCTTAATGTATACTGAAAAAAATTATCAAAATTGTTCGGTAAGCTATGAAATCGTTCCGCTTGAGCATTCCCAGGCCGACATTGTTTTTATTTTTAATGAAGGAAAACAGATTAAAGTTGAAAAAATCACCTTTGAAGGAAACAATTATTTTTCTGATAAAAAAATAAAAAAAGCTATGGAAACGTCTGAAAAAGGTTTTTTTTCGTTTTTCACCTCTTCAGGAGATCTTAACGAGACAGAGGTTCAAAATGATGTGATAAGGATTGAATCTCTATATAAAAACAATGGTTTTATTGATACAAAAGTTTCAGATCCTGTTATTGATGTTGGTGAAAAATCAATTTCCATTTATTTCAAAATTGAGGAAGGCATGCAATATAAGATTAAAACAATTGATATTGCAGGAGATTTGATTGTAGCCAAAGAAGAACTTTTAGAAGATATTCAGTCCAAAGAAACACAGCTGTACAACAGAGAGACGATTAGAAAAGATATTCTCACTATTTCCGATTATTATGCCAACAAAGGTTTTGCCAATGCAAATATCAATCCCCTTGTTGATAAAGATGATCAGGAGAAAATGATGAGTGTCACATTTTCCATAGACAAGGGAGAACCTGTTTTTTTTAACAGGATTAATATCAGTGGTAATTTGAAAACCCGTGATAAAGTTATCAGAAGAGAAATTAAAATTATTGAGCAGGATCTTTACAGCAAAGAGAATATCCAAAAAAGCTTTAAAAATTTAAACCGCCTGAATTATTTTGATGAGATTGATGTCAAGCCGGTGAAGACAGTTGATGAAAACAAAATGGATTTAGATGTCAGAGTTGTTGAAAAAGAAACCGGCACTTTTTCAATTGGCGGTGGTGTCAGCAGCACAGAAGGTGGTTTTCTGTCAGGTTCCATCCAGGAAAGAAATCTTTTTGGAAAAGGCCAAACCTTAAAAATAGGTGTCCAGCTTTCTGAAGAGTCCGTTCTCTATGATATCAGTTTTTTTGAGCCTTATATTATGGATACGGCTGTTTCCGGCGGAGTGCAACTTTATAAGGAAGATAAAGAGTATGATTATTATGATAAAGAGGCATTAGGCATGACATTAAAGTTGGGATACCGACTTTTTGACTATACTACAATAGGTATAAATTATAATATTGAAGATTTTGAAATAACAGAGGTTCAAGTTGCAGACACAAACATGACACCCGGCTCTTTTCTAACCAGCAGCATAAAACCTTTTCTGCAATATGACTCCAGGGATGATTTTTTCTTGCCCACGGAAGGATCAAAACATAAGCTTTCAATTGAATATGCCGGAGAATTTTTGGGCGGTGATATTGATTACACAAAATATCTTGTTGAAACCGGTATCTTTTTTCCTCTTTTCTGGAAATTTACAGGTGCATTGCATGCGGAAGCAGGATATTTGGATGACCGAACCAGCGATGACATAGATATTGATTTTACCAAATTTTACCTGGGAGGTATGAATTCTGTCAGAGGATTTGATAAATTTGACATTAATGCTTCACAGGCAGGAGAAAAGGACAGGGGAGGAGAAAAATATCTTCAATTTAATGCGGAGGTGACTTTTCCTTTAACGGAAAAATACAAAGTTGCCGTTGTTTTCTTTTATGATCGCGGTGATGTATATAGAACCAGTGAAGATTTTGATCTTGGAGACCAATTCTCAAGTTTCGGTACCGGGATGCGATGGAATTCTCCCATAGGGCCGTTAAGAGTTGAATACGCCTGGGTCATTGATGGCAAAAACGTAAAAAACAGTGGCGACGGACAATTTGAATTTTCCGTTGGTGCTTCTTTTTAA
- a CDS encoding OmpH family outer membrane protein has protein sequence MKRTIVILSMILFFGFVSEVLCADIAKIGVINFQKILQESSAGKIIQKQTSGKHAELQKKLQDEKKQLDEMQKALNANSFVLTPEKQKEKQREFRIRVNDIKQMQDDFTKGIKQFEMDLLNKFEKEVFKITDEIGKEEDYLLILEKKTAGVVYHPTQLDITDQVIKKYNLKVSKTN, from the coding sequence ATGAAAAGAACTATTGTTATTTTAAGTATGATATTGTTTTTCGGATTCGTTTCTGAAGTTCTTTGTGCGGATATCGCAAAAATCGGTGTGATCAATTTTCAAAAAATATTGCAGGAGTCCAGCGCTGGAAAAATAATCCAGAAACAAACAAGCGGCAAACATGCTGAGCTACAAAAAAAATTACAGGATGAAAAAAAACAACTGGATGAAATGCAAAAAGCCTTGAACGCGAATTCCTTTGTATTAACTCCTGAAAAACAAAAAGAGAAACAACGCGAGTTCAGGATTCGCGTTAATGATATCAAACAGATGCAGGATGATTTTACAAAAGGAATTAAGCAGTTTGAAATGGACTTATTAAATAAATTTGAAAAAGAAGTTTTTAAAATTACAGATGAAATTGGAAAAGAAGAAGACTATTTGCTGATTCTTGAAAAAAAGACGGCTGGTGTAGTTTATCATCCAACGCAACTGGATATTACGGATCAAGTTATTAAAAAATACAACTTAAAAGTGTCTAAAACCAACTAA